The genomic DNA TAGTTGCCAGGGGCTCTCGTGCTAGGTAAAGGAAGGTGAAGAATTTTAATTCCAATTGGCAATAATACTTAACGCTTGCATGCTTTGAAATAACCGTGAAAAGGCTTAATTCTTTTCAGCAGTTGTAAAAATGGCTGTGGCCGATGATTTCTCGGTGTCTACAACATGACCGCTGAAATTCTTGCACACACCTCTTGCTGGCAATTCAACAAGATGGCGTTGTCTGTTTGCTTGCACCATTtgatgtgtttgtgtttgtgcatTTCACAGTGCCGTCTTGCCGGTAAGGAGGCTCTATTTTAGCTGGGAGCATGTGCACCGCATGCTCGCACATTAGTACGGAAAGTGAGACATGTGATGCCATAGTCGGTACACCTGGTCACTTTACCACTTTATTCAAAAGTAGCACAGAAAATTAAAGAGCAAATGAAGAACAATCGCTGTGACTGGGACATTTTGTGCAAGAAACTGCGAACAGatggcaacaaaagaaaaatagcaagaaaaattcacgaaaaaaagaaagaaaaaaagtttgtaACACGCAGTTTCACAGTGTAGAGCGAATTATGTATTCACATGGGAGTCAAAAGGAAAAGATGAATAGCATTTACATGTATGCCTCGTCTGCAGTGACGGTTCACCTTAAAAATAACATAACATTTTTGTACAGAGACACTAGTCAATGCCAGCACGAGTACATTCCCATTCACAACATCATGTCAGGACCTCCCTTTGCAACAATTCATGAGATAGTTGTACCCTTTAGCAGCACATAACTGAACTGTTAGTTACCGATTACAGCAGATATCCGATAGCTTGAATTTCGGACATAATAGAGCAGTTACCGTGTAGCAAAAAATGAACACGCTAAATCACAAGAACAAGTCAAACCAATTTCACCACAGTGCTGCTGCTTTATCATGAACGAAGTGTAGGAGGAACTCTTTTAAGGGAAATTTGCAACACTCTAAAAGCTCAGCAATTTCAGTGGCAGACAATCTGTAAACTTTAAACACAGTGCTGACTCGAATCATCGCATGGACTCTACATGAAAAGCATGGTTAGTCTCCATCCCTTTTTGCTGCCCTTTAAAAGGAAcaacaggaaagagaaagaaaggacgGTGTAGGAAGGAGGCTACACAGAAACATTATACCTTCGTTAGAAAAGATGTACATGGCAAGTTGAACACAAATAGACAAATGGGCCAATGTAAATCACAGTACTTAAAAGATAGTATACAGAGCCTGCAGACACAGCAAACAAAAGGCCAGACATTAGTTCAGCTCTCCGCATTACAAGAAGTCTTTTGCTAACTGGCTGTGCTTTTCATGAAACATGTAACTAGCAACCATTTCACAGTAAGCAATTGAAGGCAGCTAGTTATGACAGTTGCACAACAGTTTTGTTAACCACATGTATCGATGTAAGCAAGCATGCAATGTGAGCCTTCAGAGGTAGCCAACATTCCCGATACTCAGTAACACGCTCACTAGGCAAGGCAGTTATTTGCAAATGTAGTGAAATTACTGGGCTTGAAACTAATTTACTTGGATGGTTGCTCTGCGAATACTGCTGCTATAGATTACTGACTGCTCGCTCTTATGAGAACTCCTATTGGCTCAAATGTTTGCAACAAGAACGAGCCAACAAGTATATATGTGACTATGCTATAATAATGTAAACCACATCAAGGTAACAATGTGCACAGAAGTTACAAATTTTGTATTACAAAAGTGTTTGGTGCCAGGGTGTTTTTCTGTCATCTGCCCAGTGCTTTGAACTGCCACGCCGTGAACCTGACAGGAGACACGATCTTGCTTGGATTGCTTTCACAAACAAGAATGCAACTCAATTTCACGAGCCTGACATCTCACAATATGCATGTGACACTTTTGCAGCACTGTATATGCATCAAGAGAGTGCCACCAATAGCATTCACCATTTGCACGATAGGCAGAATGTCTCGCCTCATTCTCTGCTGAAAGCACAGTGTTCTGTTCGGCAAACCATGTTGATAGGAACATGGGCCACCCATCAACATTTCGCTGCCCTAGCATTCTTTGCCCTTCCTGTCCGCCGTGGCCTCTGACTCTCCACCTCGGCAGCAGCCTTGTCTTTGTTGCTGCATATGCGCTTCCTACTAGTCTCCGTATCAGGTAAGGCGACACTGTTGTGCCGACGCTTGCTGCTGGCTGCAGTGGTTTCCCTAGTGGTGTTAGCCTTTGTGCCACACCGAGGTCGCGTTGTCCTCTGAAGTGTGTCGGTGCCATCAGACTGGTCAGGTtcgttgccgttgttgctgccAACTACTACTCCGCTGTTGGAATTGTTCACCACTTGTTCTCGAAGACGACTCACTTCTTCCAGCACGTCCGCAAATTCACGGTGCTGCTCGAGCAGCTTGCGGTTCAACTCGTTGAGCTTGCCTTCTTGTTCAGCGAGACGGCTGCCTTGTTCCGCAACCAACTGTGCCTGGTCATGCATCCGTTTATCCTGCTCGCACTGCTTCTTGGCATGCGCAGTCAGCTGCAAGTGGGAACACAACAGAGGTCAAATGAGTCAACCTTGACATGCGAGGCAGACTGTTCTACAGTGAATAGGACGGGACCTTACAGACTGTTCAgcagagcaatcaaaatagatgTGCTACTTTTCAAAGAATACTACAAAGTATTTGTTGCCCAATTTTTGTCTGCAAGTTGGTACTATTGGTATCCATTATACCCTGCCCCATCCATAGTTTTGGCGCTGTAAAAATGTTTGTACACTGTTTAGCTTGTTGATGTCTGGACATGTATTAGCCTGTGTACATACACATACACTTTCCTCAAGCTTGGGGCCATAGTTTCTCAATTTTTCTCATTTCAAATGACAACAAAATTACCCAGAGAATGTTACCCTGGCAATTTCTACAATGGGACTTGCTTCTAATGCATCTATCAATGATTAATTGCTGTACCTAAAATAAAGACAAAAATTTAGAAACTATTTTCTAACGCACAGAAAAAACGAAAGTGTAccatctttttgtgtgtgtgataagGAGGATGCCAACCAAATGATTGCCCAGACGCAGTAGTATGCCTAAGTTTTTACATCATACAGCTTCAGAAACCTGAGGAAGCACCACACTGTTGCTAAACTGCTGCTCCAGTAGTCATAAGCCAGCGATGAAATGAAAAGAACTGAGCCATATTGACAACTGTTTGTTCGCTATGATGTGCAGCTGCAAAGAAGTTTATAGAATTCCTGTCTCAGGCAACACCTGCCATCAAAAAGTGGATTTCTCACCTTGGACTTGCACTCCGTCAGTGACTTGCGGAGGCTCAAGTTGGTTGCACGCACTTGCTTCAGCTCCTCTGTCAAGCTCGAATGTGCGGCTGCATGCACACATGGTTTCTGTACCCGTCCTAAGATGGAGGTAGCAGTTGCTGCACAAAGGAGGACCGAATATGAAACCCACCGCTGATGAAGCGCTTCCAAAGCAACAGGTTCGCTTTTCAAATATGCTGCAAGGGCTATCAATAATTCTCTGGTGCAATGGCTCTCCAACTTTCATGCATCACAGAACCCCCGACCCTTTTGCAGGTGGTTCAGGCTCCCCTAAAGGACATTTTACAGTGACTGCTGCTACGGGCCCCTATCCCAGGCTTGAAATGATGCCAGCGGTTGAGGCAACTGAAATCAGGTTCATACATAAAAGTTGAAAAGAAAATCCACATTGCAAAGGTCCCCGCACCTGAAGGCTTTCATTGTCGATCTGTGGTGTGCAAGGACAGTGGTGTGCACTACAGGAAAGCCACGACAGCTGTCGCAAACACACTGCATTAAGTACGCAGAGCACTGCACATGAATGTGTTTCACTTAGATGTCGCCATTGGGCTCCAGCTGCTCTTCCGCAACGTTTATATTTATGCTTTAGCAAGCTTTGTGATGGCTTTTGGGCATGCAACTTGTGGGGACTGCATAGtccatttcgttgcagcgccatagcgcAGCATGTTTTGGGCATAGGAGCCGCATCACAGCGAGATCGCTTTCGAACTTTgcgcgcgcggtccaccgctttcccTTTCTCTCGTTCCTCTGAGGATGCCGAACAGCAGCGGGACTGTAAAACACCTGCTGCTGTCCATGCCCGAACGGTCCAGGGGCTCTACCAATTAGTCTGTTTGGGTGGGAATCTGCGTTCCCTCCCTCCTGGTGGCTCAAACCGACCGAAGAGCGGCAACGTGGGGAGAAGCTCTCGGTCAGCGAAGCGGTGCATACTGACTTCCGACTCTCCCGGTAACCCCTTGGGTTAGCCGGTCTTGCCGGAGGTCCTAGACCAGAGGCCGTTGCATACCTATTCGCAGCTGCTGTTCTGGATGCCACGCCtaagagacgcggctcacttgaTGTGTGCagtcgtactgcgccgagtcgccctcggaggctacTCCAAGCTGAGGGAACGTTAccctggtagcacggtcgttgggagccatcctcccgtGTAGTGGCGTGTTACCGTGTTTTCTAATACTGAATGTCACCCTTGACTTTCGGGAGCTTTGGCTCACGGGCCCCGTGCCAATACGGGTGTAACAGTTATCGTAAATGCCAAGGTGGTCATCTgataaacgccttccttgtactctggcCCTTCTCCTTGCAGCGCTCTGTTTTGCTCCCAGaggagaccgaacgagcgtccgcttcgggcGCACGCTACACATGCAGCTTAGCTGATCGGCCCCCcgaggggctcggatcctcggaccaGCGCGGTGGTCTAGACgactcccggcggagcaccgctATAGGCGGATACCACAAACTTTTAATTACCTGGCACTTCTGTCTCGGAACCCAATAAGAAGCAAGAAAGTGACAATaatgactagaaaaaaaaattacgccatTAATGGGATGCCTTTCTTAATTGTCTTTAACAAGCTCTGGCAACAGAGCTTTTGCCAGTTGTGCTTTATGGGACACACCAGCTGCGTGATGGCGGACAGCAGACTAACACACAAATGTAGGCTATTGACTGCTTTGCATTTTAGGTAATTTAGGCATTTTGggaaatgtttttttctcttcagTGCGAAAGCATGCACAGAAAAAGATATTCCATGACAAAATGATAACCTTAACGGTCATAGCAAAAGTTCTGCACATGACCATCTAGCGCTGCATTGGCTGACACAATTTGTCTAGGCGATTGTATAACACAATGGCTATCTCTCTGTTAGGCTGGCATTCAAAAAGCCGCCAGTTAGTACTGGGCATCGCAAGCGAAGACTTGTCAGAAATAGAATCGCTGCAATCTTCAGGCCGTGCTACCAATTCGGAGCAGCGTGTATATCGGAGGGTTGAGATATTGTGTTGGAAAACACTGACACAGATTCATGCTGCCCTGCAGGAAGTATGTGAGGACGGTACTTTTGATCACAGCACAATTTCCCACTGGTCAGCGTGCTTTCTAAAGAACCAAAGCAGCATCAAACATGATCcccggtcatcatcatcatcatcagcctggttatgcccactgcagggcaaaggcctctcccatactcctccaactaccccggtcatgtactaattgtggccatgtcatccctgcaaacttcttaatctcatccgcccacctaactttatgccgccaccctgctacgcttcccttcccttggaatccagtccgtaacccttaatgaccatcggttatcttccctcctcattacatgtcctgcccaagcccatttatttttcttgatttcaactaagatgtcattaacttgtgtttgttgcctcaccaaatctgctcttttcttatcccttaacgttacacccatcattcttctttccatcacCGGTCTCCCAATCCCCAGTCAGACAGTGTTCAAACAGCGATGGATGACACATCAATCTACACTGTCATGGTGATGACTGAAGAAAATTGTCGGATGACCATAAAAGAGATAGTTCATGAAGCAGGCTTGTCATCATGCTGGTTAACCAGATTTCAATGACCCCCCTGCAAAAAAGGAATATCACTAAAAGATGGGTGCCCCATGTTCTGTCCCCCGACCAGAAAACGAGTACACACTGCACGGTGTGGCAACGGTCCAGGAACTTTGAATAAGTATAGCCGGGGAACTTCGTCCCACTTGCCATACATTCCAGATCCAAGTTCACCGGGCTTTGATTTTTTCCAAAATTTATAAAATCAGTTAAAAGGCGTCTGTTACAAACGCCCGGATGAGCTATCAATGGACCTGACCCAAGTCATCCGACAGCTCCCCAAAATGGAGTTGCACATTTATACAGTTGTCCCCAAATGCTGGCGGGCTCAGGAGGTGACTGCATTGAATGGCAATAAGATAACTTTTATTCAATATTTATTTAGCACTCTTAACATTGTCAGTGCGCAGGACTTTTGTTATGACCCTCGTACACTGTTGCCCATTTGCAGCTTCAAGGTTCATGATTGTGTGTCTGCAAATACTATTcactgtctatgataaacaaatATGGCTAGCAGTGCACAAATATAGTAATGTTTTTAAATCAAATTCGAGCATGAATACTACGCAAGTCTTGGCACCAAATACTCCTTTCACGTTTACAGAAAGGAGAGGGGCAAGAAAAGAAAGTGCAAGAGTGGTCAAGGAGGGATACTGTGTAGCAGCTGTAAGTGGTAAGTTCGTGACAATTTTATTAAGGCTATGACAAAAAGGCATATTTTTAATAACCGAAGTGTAAAgtgtacaactctgtaactcagtaaAAAACAGTTGCAATGCTATCAGATGCAACTATTGAGCCATTTAAACGGGACAAATTGATATTTATACACTGGCCTGAAACACACGAATAATTTGTGAAAACAACTTTTTCAAAACCTACATGAAGTaggtaaaaaaaatataataataatggtaGGTGATCCTAATCTTTGATTCAGGTGTCTCTTATGGCACTTGCACCTCGGTGTTGGTTTTCATTAGGTTAAGCAAGCGAACATCTTTCCCCTAGCACAATATGCGGATGAGGAGGAAGTGCAACGCGGGGTACTTGGCAGGGTGTAGCCCCCTAATGAGCGATGCACGAAGCGCACCTTATTTACCCTCTCCGGTGCCGACGTCAGAGCGTGTAATGAGCACACACGggcagctgttgcgagcaagcgagcaGGTGCGCGCCAGGATAGGAGAAGGGAGAGAgtagggagtgacgtcacatccgctctgctaggTAGATGCtcagtctatgccaggcaactgttttccattaattagccagttaaatatcatgccaccttcttatCAGTGACGTCATTAGcaacgtcattacttccgctttctatttccgggtttccaggaatttcaccaaagtcgtgctcacgtggcgagtctctaaagtctacgattctgtgctttggtgtgcggcaattagtgatttctaattaattctagttattccagacacttcagtaactctaATTTTAagtaaacttatgctctgatatcatatctataatgaaacccatgaattttgtactttACTATTTTTTTTACGATTTATCTTGAATTTCGTCCCTGGTCATCTCTGGAGGTATGTACTCAAGCGCTCACGTACTCACTCTGCACGTACTCAAGCGCTCCTGTGCTACGCATTTGTGACAACTCTTACACTGCATTGTATTTCTTcacttcttatttattttaaatgtactgctcacttcttggccaatcctctgttgtgggtatgagccatagtaTGAAATCCATCATCTTCTACGTGTGATTGCAGCCTAATAGTTAGGAAAGTAGGCATAGAAAGGTTAGAAAGGTTATATAATTTTGTTATACGTACATATATTTGTTGCATTGAGGATATTTAAGTATAATTTATTTTATCACTGAGTAATTCCGTGGGAAACAGGTTCACCAGCCTGGACACCTACAAGGGTAGTAAAGACGGTATTGCTGCCCTGTGTATGAACTATTtgacaagacagcagcagcatccAGCCCGCAGCCACGTTCAGGAATGTCTGGGAGGGTTCGCAaaagaagcttcgctttaaagtgTTCGGGCTTCACGGTGTCAAAGTAAGGTAGAGATTCAAGGAGCTGCCTCGCACAAGACACCAGCTTCCAAGATTTTCACACCTGCCTGCAAGAATGGTAGGAATGGAGAACTAATCAGGAATGGGAAGATTGAAGTGATAGGAAAAATTTTTTTCACAAACCTTAGGAAAACAAAGCTGATGGTGTGAGAAAAGTCAGCGAGACCTACAAAGAAAAAGGACTACAAGGGAAGGGACTTGAGGACTTCAAATTTTACATGAAGATgaagcaaataaagaaagcagtGCAGGCAATACCTGAGGGTACATAAAGAAATGTACAAGAACCTGAAAGCAAACATAGGGTGGAAGAACAGTTCCAGGATTGCTATAAGCCAGAGGAAGGTGACAAAGAAGATCATCGACATCAAGGGAGTTGATGCACTGAAAAACTCGAAGGAAGTATGAAAATAGGGGAGGTATTTTCTACCATGACTGCACAATTTAGAGAATCTATATGAACAGAAGGACAGATTGCAGAATGTAAAAATTATGCAAGTTGGATGTCTACAAAGCACTGATGAGGATTAAAAATGTAGATTCCTTCAGACCAAACAGAATTCCAAGCTGAAGCATGGATAGCAGTGAGAGAAGGAATTTATGTATTAAGTGACCTCCTGACAACAATTTGTAAATAAGAATGGTTCCTAAAAGAGTGGGGCAAAGGCATAATTGTTCTAGTCTACAGGCACAAGGTTGACAGTCAGAAAAGCAGGAACTCCAGAAGGATCAATATAGTTGCAACTGATCTTGGACAGAAGGATGTGAGAAATTTCGAGTCAGTTGGTTTCCAGTGAAACACCACACAGAAAAAACACCTTGGAACACTCCAATGAAACAGTCCTCTTCTGTGCAAGGTTGAAGGAAAATATCAAGGTGAAGTTGCAGTGCTGTGAGAAGTCTTTCAGGGAAAATACAAACAAAGGCTTGAGGAGGAGCAAAAGCAAAACGAGTGCCTGTAAAATGAGAAATAACTTAAGCGAAGACCTAAGTTCGATGACATGATGATCAAGAGGACAAATCAGTTCAAGTACCTTGGTTGAATGGCAGACGAAGAAGGCAGCGAGGAAAGTGAGATGACCAGCAGAATCCCGGCAGGATCGAAGAGTTGGAAAGATGTTTCAGGAGTTCTGTGCAACAAGAAGATAAGGACCAAGTCGAGAGGGTAGACAGGGAGAATGGCCAATAATGCTGACTCTAATGAAGTATACTACTCATAACTTGCAAGAGGCCAAAAACGAGGATGCCAAGACAGGTTTTCACACTGTCATGGGAAGACGACATCTGAGAGAAGGTAAAAGTGGGGAACACAGAAGCAGGTGTTCAGGAGGAAAACCTCAGACGGTTTGGCCACAATGTGAAAGCTGTATTGGCAAGAAGGCAATGGCAACAGCTTCTTGGGAGAAGAGGTGAGGCCAGCTAAGTGGACAATATTGTATCAAGGATAGTGGTT from Dermacentor albipictus isolate Rhodes 1998 colony chromosome 7, USDA_Dalb.pri_finalv2, whole genome shotgun sequence includes the following:
- the pall gene encoding F-box only protein 28 isoform X2 — its product is MELEPYRRDRIFTVESLPIEIIDHILSYLSYDEISVYRRVSRHFNACCQRLLNQGFFRAERFHAQCLKAVKKQLPRRESERRTHPLARHCEILTSIETRLSLLSMTFMKYMDMNLCCFIPGKVIDEIFRVLRLVQGAGNGCTTTPPRAHEILQELRDISSMAMEHFDERIAPGLKLHVGPMKPTLGFIGAGHHGPCAASATVPRSSELELLKHLSNSSILPGFCWSSHFPRCLLRLPFNQATATSILGRVQKPCVHAAAHSSLTEELKQVRATNLSLRKSLTECKSKLTAHAKKQCEQDKRMHDQAQLVAEQGSRLAEQEGKLNELNRKLLEQHREFADVLEEVSRLREQVVNNSNSGVVVGSNNGNEPDQSDGTDTLQRTTRPRCGTKANTTRETTAASSKRRHNSVALPDTETSRKRICSNKDKAAAEVESQRPRRTGRAKNARAAKC
- the pall gene encoding F-box only protein 28 isoform X1 codes for the protein MADRDCCDPEVSRHFNACCQRLLNQGFFRAERFHAQCLKAVKKQLPRRESERRTHPLARHCEILTSIETRLSLLSMTFMKYMDMNLCCFIPGKVIDEIFRVLRLVQGAGNGCTTTPPRAHEILQELRDISSMAMEHFDERIAPGLKLHVGPMKPTLGFIGAGHHGPCAASATVPRSSELELLKHLSNSSILPGFCWSSHFPRCLLRLPFNQATATSILGRVQKPCVHAAAHSSLTEELKQVRATNLSLRKSLTECKSKLTAHAKKQCEQDKRMHDQAQLVAEQGSRLAEQEGKLNELNRKLLEQHREFADVLEEVSRLREQVVNNSNSGVVVGSNNGNEPDQSDGTDTLQRTTRPRCGTKANTTRETTAASSKRRHNSVALPDTETSRKRICSNKDKAAAEVESQRPRRTGRAKNARAAKC
- the pall gene encoding F-box only protein 28 isoform X3 — translated: MYANRSNSCIKYSEAHPSKVLGVSRHFNACCQRLLNQGFFRAERFHAQCLKAVKKQLPRRESERRTHPLARHCEILTSIETRLSLLSMTFMKYMDMNLCCFIPGKVIDEIFRVLRLVQGAGNGCTTTPPRAHEILQELRDISSMAMEHFDERIAPGLKLHVGPMKPTLGFIGAGHHGPCAASATVPRSSELELLKHLSNSSILPGFCWSSHFPRCLLRLPFNQATATSILGRVQKPCVHAAAHSSLTEELKQVRATNLSLRKSLTECKSKLTAHAKKQCEQDKRMHDQAQLVAEQGSRLAEQEGKLNELNRKLLEQHREFADVLEEVSRLREQVVNNSNSGVVVGSNNGNEPDQSDGTDTLQRTTRPRCGTKANTTRETTAASSKRRHNSVALPDTETSRKRICSNKDKAAAEVESQRPRRTGRAKNARAAKC
- the pall gene encoding F-box only protein 28 isoform X4 — protein: MADRDCCDPEVSRHFNACCQRLLNQGFFRAERFHAQCLKAVKKQLPRRESERRTHPLARHCEILTSIETRLSLLSMTFMKYMDMNLCCFIPGKVIDEIFRVLRLVQGAGNGCTTTPPRAHEILQELRDISSMAMEHFDERIAPGLKLHVGPMKPTLGFIGAGHHGPCAASATVPRSSELATATSILGRVQKPCVHAAAHSSLTEELKQVRATNLSLRKSLTECKSKLTAHAKKQCEQDKRMHDQAQLVAEQGSRLAEQEGKLNELNRKLLEQHREFADVLEEVSRLREQVVNNSNSGVVVGSNNGNEPDQSDGTDTLQRTTRPRCGTKANTTRETTAASSKRRHNSVALPDTETSRKRICSNKDKAAAEVESQRPRRTGRAKNARAAKC